From a single Bacillus pseudomycoides DSM 12442 genomic region:
- a CDS encoding DUF3939 domain-containing protein, which translates to MFRFFKSGKEERSITKDELEQAMAKFLETNANIVYTVLVNEDYTVNYDLLKPYLPAFPTNTFIITKETLEVFEHTEENLKLVKEIDLVQKAVDQYVTEKEMFPIVEDDEDRLICGMKLAPYLDRILKRKLYISEKHYLVSSQPDKSKKNIV; encoded by the coding sequence ATGTTTCGCTTTTTCAAAAGTGGAAAAGAGGAGAGGTCAATTACGAAAGACGAATTAGAGCAAGCAATGGCTAAATTTCTGGAAACAAATGCAAATATTGTTTATACAGTATTAGTCAATGAAGATTATACAGTGAATTATGACTTGTTAAAACCGTATTTACCAGCATTTCCTACAAATACGTTCATTATAACGAAGGAAACGCTCGAGGTATTTGAACATACAGAAGAAAATCTAAAACTCGTAAAAGAGATTGATCTTGTGCAAAAAGCAGTAGACCAATATGTTACAGAAAAAGAAATGTTTCCTATTGTAGAAGATGATGAGGATCGTCTTATATGTGGAATGAAACTAGCGCCGTATTTAGATCGTATATTAAAGCGAAAATTATATATTTCAGAGAAGCATTATTTAGTTTCAAGTCAGCCAGATAAAAGTAAAAAAAATATTGTTTAA
- a CDS encoding DUF3933 family protein: MKQYVICQVIDGTKYLAAYAETKQEAIEKAELLGLRTGSRYVVVTAEEAEGLQYP, from the coding sequence ATGAAACAATATGTCATTTGTCAGGTTATCGATGGAACAAAGTATTTAGCTGCCTATGCAGAAACAAAACAAGAAGCGATTGAAAAAGCAGAATTATTAGGGTTAAGGACGGGAAGCCGCTACGTTGTTGTTACTGCTGAAGAAGCGGAGGGATTACAGTATCCCTAA
- a CDS encoding YwqG family protein, which yields MRNQIDLLIDKYDLTHIKPELLATIFPCVKVIPRQEESLSIGCSKMGGMPDVPSTFEYPTYEGKALDFIAQFNLADLQGVNIEHDLPETGMLYFFYNGNYQYDGTWRVLYYNVPLEQLQRISDQPSKYTQCALSFKLTYKLPELFIEDEADSDRFLQLLEELMPDHYDNHQVFGEPFSVQREVFEEAGEYAGINDQDMTLLFQVDSDYTNCNMMWGDLGMLYFCIGNEDLKQRRFENTCCVLQSC from the coding sequence ATGAGAAACCAGATTGATTTATTAATTGATAAATATGATTTAACACATATAAAACCAGAACTATTAGCTACTATATTTCCATGTGTAAAAGTTATTCCGAGACAAGAGGAGTCACTTTCAATTGGCTGTTCAAAGATGGGGGGAATGCCTGATGTTCCATCTACATTTGAATACCCAACTTATGAAGGGAAAGCGTTAGATTTTATTGCACAATTCAATCTAGCTGACCTACAAGGCGTGAACATAGAGCATGACTTACCTGAAACAGGTATGTTGTATTTTTTCTATAATGGCAATTATCAATATGATGGTACTTGGCGTGTTCTATATTATAACGTTCCGCTAGAACAATTACAGAGGATAAGTGATCAACCATCAAAATATACACAATGTGCATTATCATTTAAGCTAACATATAAACTCCCTGAGCTATTTATTGAAGATGAAGCTGATTCGGATCGTTTTCTACAACTATTAGAGGAGTTAATGCCAGATCATTATGATAATCATCAAGTATTTGGTGAACCGTTCTCAGTGCAAAGAGAAGTATTTGAGGAGGCTGGAGAATATGCTGGTATTAATGATCAGGATATGACATTGTTATTCCAAGTTGACTCTGACTATACAAATTGTAATATGATGTGGGGAGATTTAGGGATGCTGTATTTCTGCATTGGAAATGAAGATTTAAAGCAACGTCGTTTTGAAAATACATGTTGTGTATTGCAGTCTTGTTAG
- a CDS encoding alpha/beta hydrolase, producing MSKITYIGLLNETLECYAKDGSLEAYHYITKNADKITGNKAQIYNFKYALASASGLEKEALHIMKEAIVENEFWYGYEYLITDADLNPLHRYEEFHQMIQLCKEREEVAKKSEQFDLKVIQGNSGIHNNLLIALHGDQENIKIAEPYWQSVVSQGYLLALPQSSQIQFSEGYVWDDIEKGSRELKEHYESIVASNHGEVEHVIIGGFSAGARVALHAILNEHIIVKGFVFVAPWIPEIEEWEDLLDKLKDKGIKGYIICGDQDEDCFECTQKFVKRLETKNINHEYKVISNLNHDYPENFEEILQEAVKYIEGTDL from the coding sequence ATGAGTAAGATTACTTATATTGGTTTGTTAAATGAGACATTAGAATGTTATGCAAAGGATGGTAGTTTAGAAGCATACCATTATATTACCAAAAATGCTGATAAGATAACTGGTAATAAAGCTCAAATATATAATTTTAAATATGCATTAGCAAGCGCATCTGGGCTTGAGAAAGAAGCCTTACATATAATGAAAGAAGCGATTGTAGAAAATGAGTTTTGGTATGGGTATGAGTATTTAATTACAGATGCCGATTTGAACCCCCTTCATAGATATGAAGAATTTCATCAGATGATTCAGTTATGTAAAGAAAGAGAAGAAGTAGCAAAGAAATCTGAACAATTTGATTTGAAAGTTATACAAGGAAATAGCGGTATTCATAACAATCTACTTATTGCATTGCATGGTGATCAAGAAAATATAAAGATAGCAGAACCATATTGGCAATCCGTTGTATCTCAAGGGTATTTATTAGCATTACCGCAGTCTTCTCAAATTCAATTTTCAGAAGGATACGTATGGGATGATATAGAAAAGGGCTCTCGTGAGTTAAAGGAACACTATGAAAGTATTGTAGCTAGTAATCATGGTGAGGTAGAGCATGTAATTATTGGAGGATTTTCCGCTGGAGCAAGAGTTGCGTTACATGCAATCTTAAACGAACATATTATTGTAAAAGGCTTTGTTTTTGTAGCGCCATGGATTCCTGAAATTGAAGAGTGGGAAGACTTGCTGGATAAATTGAAAGATAAAGGTATTAAGGGATATATTATTTGTGGAGATCAGGATGAAGATTGCTTTGAATGTACACAGAAGTTTGTGAAACGATTGGAAACGAAAAATATAAATCATGAGTATAAGGTTATTTCTAACTTAAATCACGATTACCCTGAGAATTTTGAAGAAATCTTACAAGAAGCAGTTAAATATATTGAGGGTACAGATTTATAA
- a CDS encoding patatin-like phospholipase family protein has translation MKIDGVFEGGGVRGIAHVGAICALAKQGYECERVAGTSAGAIIAALLAAGYSCEELKTIISNVNYHQFIKKTLLDKIPFVGKGLNAWAKLGIYSNVFLETWLEDLLHKKGIHNFSDLSNPQNLKIIASDISNGKMVIFPDDLPNYGFTNQDFSIAKAVRMSSTIPFYFEPVKWKTPKWKQPCYMVDGGLLSNYPIWIFDSPNIPRWPTFGFHFVKNEIQAEPVPYEDPISMFKGLFKTMMQAHDLRHLDKESKARTIAIPTGTITSTKFQLTTEEKEWLYQSGFHAAEKFLQSWNFKTYINRFRNGNRI, from the coding sequence ATGAAAATCGATGGTGTCTTTGAAGGTGGCGGCGTTCGAGGAATTGCACATGTTGGTGCAATTTGTGCATTAGCAAAGCAAGGCTATGAATGTGAACGTGTAGCGGGAACATCAGCTGGAGCTATTATTGCAGCCCTTCTGGCAGCAGGTTACTCTTGTGAAGAATTAAAAACAATTATTAGTAACGTTAATTATCATCAATTTATAAAAAAAACTTTACTTGATAAAATTCCTTTTGTAGGAAAGGGATTAAATGCATGGGCTAAATTAGGGATTTATTCAAATGTTTTTTTAGAAACATGGTTAGAAGACTTACTACACAAAAAAGGGATTCATAATTTTAGCGACTTATCTAATCCACAAAACTTAAAAATCATTGCCTCAGATATTAGTAATGGAAAGATGGTTATTTTCCCTGATGATTTACCAAACTATGGATTTACAAATCAAGATTTCTCTATCGCAAAAGCTGTTAGAATGAGCAGTACTATCCCTTTCTATTTCGAACCAGTAAAATGGAAAACACCTAAATGGAAACAACCTTGTTATATGGTTGATGGAGGTCTTCTTAGCAATTATCCAATTTGGATTTTTGACTCACCTAATATACCCCGTTGGCCAACTTTTGGCTTTCATTTTGTAAAAAATGAAATACAAGCTGAACCTGTTCCTTATGAAGATCCCATCTCGATGTTTAAAGGCTTATTCAAAACGATGATGCAAGCACATGACTTACGCCATCTAGATAAAGAATCGAAAGCAAGAACCATTGCAATTCCAACTGGAACAATTACAAGTACAAAATTCCAATTAACTACTGAGGAAAAAGAATGGCTTTATCAGTCTGGTTTTCACGCTGCCGAAAAATTTTTACAGTCTTGGAATTTCAAAACATATATTAATCGATTTAGAAATGGGAATCGAATTTGA
- a CDS encoding flavin monoamine oxidase family protein: MRVHTQSHVTTDEMVGIIDKGLPKTVEPKQIIVIGAGMAGLVSASLLKSAGHHVKILEANNRIGGRIETIRMEDTGLYLDVGAMRIPYIHTLTMAYIRKFGLQVTPFINRNETDIIYVNGRKTTLQQYEKNPSILRYPVVMNEEGKTSEELLLLAVQPIIDFIKRNPDKNWEIVEKDFGKYSTAQFLKYHPYQYNTYFSPVAIEMIGVLLDLEGFLERSFVETLRFIYILQQESGFCEISGGNDKLPKSFLPQLKGDIIYNQKLMKLQQHDKGVTAYCRHEETFGYSSITGDLVIITIPFSTMRFVEIDPFDSVSHEKWRAIRELHYMAATKIGIQFKSRFWEEQGQLGGRIITDLPIRYAYYPSHGIGTKGPAMMLGSYTWSYDALLWDGLSKGDRIYYTLQNLATILGGQVYDEFMSGVAKNWTLDPYALGGFAIFQAGQETELQPAIVKPEGKIYFAGDHTTLYHGWIQGAIESGIRTAVEVNQLIV; encoded by the coding sequence ATGCGAGTGCATACACAATCCCATGTCACAACTGATGAAATGGTGGGAATTATTGATAAGGGATTACCGAAAACAGTAGAGCCAAAACAAATCATTGTAATTGGTGCTGGAATGGCTGGTTTAGTATCAGCATCCTTACTTAAAAGCGCAGGACATCATGTAAAAATTTTAGAAGCGAATAACCGTATAGGAGGCCGAATTGAGACTATTAGAATGGAAGACACCGGATTATATTTAGATGTTGGAGCAATGCGCATTCCATATATACATACATTAACGATGGCTTATATAAGAAAGTTTGGGCTACAAGTGACCCCCTTTATTAATCGAAATGAGACGGATATTATTTATGTGAATGGTAGAAAAACGACATTACAACAATACGAGAAAAATCCAAGTATTTTAAGATATCCAGTAGTGATGAATGAAGAAGGAAAAACATCTGAAGAATTATTATTGTTAGCAGTGCAGCCAATTATTGATTTCATTAAAAGAAATCCAGATAAAAATTGGGAAATTGTTGAAAAAGACTTTGGGAAGTATTCAACAGCACAGTTTTTAAAATATCATCCTTATCAATATAATACGTATTTTTCACCAGTAGCAATTGAGATGATTGGTGTACTTTTAGATTTAGAAGGATTTTTAGAAAGATCATTTGTTGAAACGTTACGTTTTATATATATTTTGCAGCAAGAAAGTGGTTTTTGTGAAATTAGTGGGGGCAATGATAAATTGCCAAAATCTTTTTTGCCTCAGTTAAAGGGAGATATTATTTACAATCAAAAATTAATGAAGCTTCAACAACATGATAAAGGTGTGACAGCATATTGCAGACATGAAGAGACATTTGGATATAGCAGTATAACAGGTGATTTAGTTATTATTACAATTCCATTTTCCACAATGCGATTTGTTGAAATTGATCCATTTGATTCTGTATCACATGAAAAGTGGAGAGCAATTCGTGAACTACATTATATGGCGGCTACTAAAATAGGAATTCAATTTAAAAGTCGCTTTTGGGAAGAACAGGGTCAATTAGGGGGGAGGATTATTACAGATTTACCAATTCGCTATGCGTATTATCCAAGCCATGGTATTGGGACTAAGGGACCGGCTATGATGCTTGGGAGCTATACATGGTCGTACGATGCATTATTATGGGATGGATTGTCGAAAGGTGATCGTATTTATTATACATTACAAAACTTAGCGACTATATTAGGTGGGCAAGTATATGATGAATTTATGTCAGGAGTAGCAAAAAATTGGACACTGGACCCGTATGCATTAGGAGGGTTTGCGATTTTTCAAGCGGGTCAAGAAACAGAACTGCAGCCAGCTATTGTAAAACCCGAGGGGAAAATATATTTTGCAGGAGACCATACAACACTTTATCATGGGTGGATACAAGGCGCAATTGAGTCTGGAATACGTACAGCTGTAGAGGTGAATCAATTGATTGTATGA
- a CDS encoding YjcZ family sporulation protein gives MGYGYGGGYGYSCGGGYGYGGYGGGCGYGGFALLIVLFILLIIIGASCCGGFIGC, from the coding sequence ATGGGTTATGGTTATGGTGGCGGTTACGGCTACAGTTGTGGTGGCGGTTACGGTTACGGCGGTTATGGTGGTGGTTGCGGTTACGGCGGTTTCGCTTTATTAATCGTTTTATTCATCCTTCTAATCATCATTGGAGCTAGCTGCTGTGGCGGCTTCATCGGTTGCTAA
- a CDS encoding LysE/ArgO family amino acid transporter, producing the protein MIEAILHGMVLAFGLIIPLGVQNVFVFNQGASQPNILRATPVVLTASICDTILILIAVQGVSLMLLTFSWLTTILYVIGFFFLIYMGWMIWKSDSTKETIEAKTMTIKKQIIFAASVSLLNPHAILDTIGVIGTNSIQYVGNEKWAFTFTTIIVSWLWFIGLAFAGHVLGKLNSSGNSIAILNKISGVIIWGVALYMLK; encoded by the coding sequence ATGATTGAAGCAATTCTTCACGGAATGGTTCTTGCGTTTGGACTCATTATTCCATTAGGTGTACAAAACGTCTTTGTCTTTAACCAAGGTGCTAGTCAGCCAAATATTTTACGGGCTACACCAGTTGTTCTAACCGCATCAATCTGCGATACAATTTTAATTTTGATTGCAGTACAAGGTGTATCACTTATGCTTCTGACCTTTTCATGGCTAACAACAATACTTTATGTAATTGGATTTTTCTTTCTGATTTATATGGGATGGATGATTTGGAAAAGTGATTCTACAAAAGAGACGATTGAAGCAAAAACGATGACTATCAAAAAGCAAATTATCTTTGCCGCTTCTGTTTCCTTATTGAATCCTCATGCAATTTTAGATACAATTGGCGTCATTGGCACAAACTCTATTCAATATGTAGGCAACGAAAAATGGGCCTTTACTTTTACAACAATTATAGTTTCTTGGCTTTGGTTTATTGGCTTAGCATTTGCAGGGCACGTGCTGGGAAAATTAAATTCATCAGGAAACTCAATTGCAATTCTAAATAAAATTTCAGGGGTTATTATTTGGGGAGTTGCTCTTTACATGTTAAAATAA
- a CDS encoding VanW family protein gives MNEVNIRPKKRSKYRIMLGTWYYSVKRNIQWLTDGKKYAKTFQQEKLPCTVIQHRTILLRKLKDVDMWYQENKIINLKIAIKQLNGVVIKPGETFSYWRLIGKTTKRKGYVEGMVLHYGTFKPGVGGGLCQLSNLIYWMTLHTTLTVTERYRHSYDVFPDSKRTQPFGSGATCSYNYLDLQIKNETDQAYQLHLYVTDEHLVGEWRTAYPQLYQYEVYEKEHAIKPAYWGGYIRCNVIHRRAFNQQKQFVEDQYVTGNHAIMMYEPLLAYSSGKSEE, from the coding sequence ATGAATGAAGTAAACATACGGCCTAAAAAAAGGTCTAAGTATCGTATTATGTTAGGAACGTGGTATTACTCTGTAAAAAGGAATATTCAATGGTTAACGGATGGGAAAAAGTATGCTAAAACTTTTCAACAAGAAAAGTTACCTTGTACTGTTATACAGCATCGAACAATACTGCTTCGTAAACTTAAAGATGTAGATATGTGGTATCAAGAGAATAAAATTATTAATTTGAAAATCGCTATTAAACAGTTAAATGGTGTTGTAATTAAGCCGGGAGAAACATTTTCTTATTGGCGTTTAATAGGTAAGACTACAAAGAGAAAAGGGTATGTAGAAGGAATGGTATTGCATTATGGTACTTTTAAACCAGGAGTTGGAGGTGGGCTTTGTCAACTTTCAAATTTAATATACTGGATGACATTACATACAACACTAACCGTAACAGAGCGATATCGTCATAGCTATGATGTATTTCCTGATTCAAAGCGTACACAGCCGTTTGGAAGTGGTGCGACTTGCTCCTATAACTATCTTGATTTACAAATAAAAAATGAAACAGATCAAGCTTATCAACTTCATCTTTACGTGACAGACGAACACTTAGTAGGGGAATGGAGAACAGCCTATCCTCAGCTTTACCAATATGAAGTATATGAAAAAGAACATGCAATTAAGCCAGCGTATTGGGGTGGCTATATCCGATGTAATGTCATACATCGTAGAGCGTTTAATCAACAAAAACAGTTTGTTGAGGATCAATATGTAACGGGAAATCACGCAATAATGATGTATGAGCCACTTCTGGCGTATAGTAGTGGTAAAAGTGAGGAGTAG
- a CDS encoding DUF3896 family protein: MKRTYDYPETKKHLELKKQLLCKKLLDVNLSEDDRNQIKMEIDNYEYILTLVEMNHYERGISHNKRM; the protein is encoded by the coding sequence ATGAAACGTACTTACGACTATCCTGAAACAAAAAAACATTTGGAATTGAAAAAACAACTACTATGCAAAAAATTATTGGATGTAAATTTAAGTGAAGATGATCGTAATCAAATTAAGATGGAAATCGATAACTACGAATATATTTTAACATTAGTGGAAATGAATCATTATGAACGTGGAATTTCTCATAACAAGCGGATGTGA
- a CDS encoding PLP-dependent aminotransferase family protein, translating to MERFDWKPNGFSPIPLYKQIEEYIKEKIINGEWTIGTKLPSQRAFSQAFEVNRSTIIMALDELAAQGLIEGKGRRGTIVRNDTWSVSTLVPPPNWNSYVETGIYYPNLPTIQEINEAEFYPHIIRLGTGELSPELLPEKKTKQIMKELSRGKIPLGYEEPRGDFKLREQIATYLQKYDIFASPASILIVSGAIQALQLISMGLLCKGSSILLEKPSYLYSLNVFQSAGMRLFGIPMDENGVQPSLISKYKRRFNGSILYTIPSFHNPTSLVMNEQRRQDVMKVCNEIGLPIIEDAVYQDLWLDSSPPKPLKAYDTNGIVLHIGSMSKVISPGLRIGWVVGPEPVIKRLADIKMQMDYGSSSLSQRVAAEWFASELYEKHIQQIRIELKKRRDFMLAMLEKYCRDIATWQIPSGGFYIWLHIEQNISMRELFEKALQEKILLNPGNVYDRNASQYLRLSYSYASMHDIEKGIEMVARLIKNLSVQ from the coding sequence ATGGAGCGATTTGACTGGAAGCCAAATGGATTCTCTCCGATTCCCTTATATAAACAAATTGAGGAATATATAAAAGAGAAGATTATAAATGGAGAATGGACGATTGGTACAAAATTACCGTCACAGCGAGCTTTTTCACAAGCATTTGAAGTGAATCGAAGTACAATTATAATGGCTTTAGATGAATTAGCAGCGCAAGGATTGATTGAGGGAAAGGGTAGAAGAGGAACAATTGTGAGAAACGATACATGGAGTGTATCAACTTTGGTGCCTCCTCCTAACTGGAATTCTTATGTAGAAACAGGTATTTATTATCCGAATCTTCCCACCATTCAAGAGATTAATGAAGCCGAATTTTATCCACATATCATTCGATTGGGTACTGGTGAACTTTCACCAGAACTTTTACCTGAAAAGAAAACGAAGCAAATCATGAAAGAACTTTCTCGTGGGAAAATTCCTTTAGGATATGAGGAACCAAGAGGAGACTTCAAGTTGAGAGAACAAATAGCCACGTATTTACAAAAATATGATATTTTTGCATCGCCGGCATCTATATTAATTGTTTCGGGAGCAATTCAAGCACTGCAACTTATTTCGATGGGACTTCTATGCAAAGGCTCATCCATTTTACTTGAAAAACCATCTTATTTATACTCCCTCAATGTTTTTCAATCTGCAGGAATGCGTTTGTTTGGTATTCCGATGGATGAAAATGGGGTTCAGCCATCACTTATTTCAAAATATAAAAGACGATTCAATGGTTCAATTTTATATACTATTCCGTCTTTTCATAATCCAACAAGTCTTGTCATGAATGAACAAAGAAGGCAAGACGTTATGAAAGTATGTAATGAAATTGGATTACCTATAATTGAAGATGCCGTGTATCAAGATTTATGGCTTGATTCGTCTCCACCAAAACCATTGAAGGCATATGATACAAATGGGATCGTATTACATATTGGAAGTATGTCAAAAGTCATTAGTCCGGGTTTAAGAATCGGCTGGGTTGTTGGACCAGAACCAGTCATTAAAAGATTGGCAGATATAAAAATGCAAATGGATTACGGCTCGAGTTCGTTATCACAACGAGTTGCTGCAGAATGGTTTGCAAGTGAGTTATATGAGAAACATATACAGCAAATACGAATTGAGTTGAAAAAACGGAGAGACTTTATGCTTGCAATGCTAGAGAAATACTGCAGAGATATAGCAACTTGGCAAATACCAAGCGGTGGATTTTATATTTGGCTACATATTGAACAAAACATTTCGATGCGGGAGTTGTTTGAAAAAGCATTACAAGAAAAAATTCTACTCAATCCTGGAAATGTGTATGATAGAAATGCAAGCCAATATTTACGTCTTTCTTATTCATATGCCTCAATGCATGATATAGAGAAAGGGATTGAAATGGTTGCGAGATTGATAAAGAATCTCTCAGTACAATAA
- a CDS encoding LLM class flavin-dependent oxidoreductase translates to MIKLSVLDQSPISDGSTATEAFSNTVTLAQEVEKLGFTRFWVSEHHNSVSLAGSSPEVLISHIAAKTNRIRVGSGGVMLPHYSSYKVAENFRVLEALYPNRIDLGVGRAPGGMPIATRALQEGKMISLDQYPEQIQDVAMYLHDNVPENHQYANLKASPVIPTAPEIWMLGSSGESAMVAAKQGASFAFAQFINGYGGPEVMKAYQEQFQPSFLGDKPKSIVSIFVVCGETTEEAEKIASSLDLSILLLEQGKRTTGTPSIETAQNYPYSAYDLFRIKENRQRMIVGDQRYVKEQILNLSKAYNTEEFMIVTITHQFEDKLKSYRLLAEAFHL, encoded by the coding sequence ATGATTAAACTAAGTGTATTAGATCAATCCCCTATTTCCGATGGCAGTACAGCAACTGAAGCTTTTTCCAATACAGTAACACTTGCTCAAGAAGTGGAAAAACTAGGATTTACTCGCTTTTGGGTGTCTGAACATCATAATTCTGTCAGTTTAGCTGGTTCAAGTCCTGAAGTGCTCATATCTCATATTGCAGCGAAAACAAATCGCATCCGTGTGGGGTCCGGTGGCGTTATGCTTCCACACTATAGCTCATATAAAGTCGCTGAAAATTTCCGTGTATTAGAAGCGCTTTATCCAAATCGAATCGATCTTGGAGTTGGTAGAGCACCAGGTGGTATGCCCATCGCAACTCGCGCGCTGCAAGAAGGAAAAATGATTTCACTCGACCAATATCCAGAACAAATTCAGGATGTAGCCATGTACTTACATGACAACGTACCTGAAAATCATCAATATGCAAACCTAAAAGCTTCGCCTGTCATTCCTACTGCACCTGAAATATGGATGCTTGGATCCAGTGGAGAAAGTGCCATGGTTGCAGCAAAACAAGGGGCTTCTTTTGCCTTCGCTCAGTTTATCAACGGCTATGGTGGTCCTGAAGTGATGAAAGCTTATCAAGAACAATTCCAACCATCTTTCTTAGGAGACAAACCAAAATCAATTGTTTCTATTTTTGTTGTTTGTGGAGAAACGACTGAAGAAGCTGAGAAAATTGCGTCTAGTCTAGATTTATCAATTCTATTATTAGAACAAGGAAAACGCACAACTGGTACCCCTTCCATTGAAACAGCACAAAACTATCCTTATAGTGCCTATGATTTGTTCCGCATTAAAGAAAATCGGCAACGTATGATTGTAGGTGATCAACGTTACGTCAAAGAACAAATCTTAAACTTGAGTAAAGCTTACAATACTGAGGAATTTATGATTGTAACCATCACCCATCAATTTGAGGACAAATTAAAATCGTATCGTTTATTAGCAGAAGCTTTTCATTTATAA
- a CDS encoding alpha/beta-type small acid-soluble spore protein, whose translation MARNRNSNQLVSNGAQAALDQMKYEIAQEFGVQLGADTSSRANGSVGGEITKRLVAMAEQQLGGGYTR comes from the coding sequence ATGGCTAGAAATCGTAATTCAAATCAGTTAGTATCAAACGGAGCACAAGCAGCTCTTGATCAAATGAAGTATGAAATTGCACAGGAATTTGGTGTACAACTTGGAGCCGATACTTCTTCACGTGCGAATGGTTCTGTAGGTGGTGAAATCACAAAACGCCTTGTAGCTATGGCAGAACAACAGCTTGGTGGCGGGTATACTCGTTAA
- a CDS encoding MFS transporter, which produces MLKKENCCLIALASVPLVMTLGNSMLIPILPTLEKKLHISSFQVSMIITIYSIVAIVLIPIAGYLSDRWGRKMVMVPSLLIAAIGGAITGWVSWKVENPYVWILIGRAIQGIGAAGAMPVVIPCVGDLYKDEKQVSTGLGIIETSNTFGKVLSPILGSALAAVVWFLPFWAIPVLCAVAIILLLLLVKAKKQENQAPPFKEFIQSIGSTFQEKGRWLVAIFALGAIIMLILFGILFYLSTILEEKYNIHGIWKGCILAIPLLVLSISSYMAGKKIGDDQDVMKKCIYIGFILAAASVILPLFLKGIYLLILCLVVMGMGIGIALPCLDALITQGIEKEQRGTVTSFYSSMRFTGVAAGPPLYAYFMKGTDHEVFYLTCIFAVAGAIITIVWIKPKKNNKPLNSVPEPTS; this is translated from the coding sequence ATGCTAAAAAAAGAAAACTGTTGTTTAATTGCACTTGCATCTGTTCCACTTGTTATGACATTAGGAAATTCCATGCTAATTCCAATCCTTCCGACACTTGAAAAAAAACTCCATATCTCTTCTTTTCAAGTATCCATGATTATTACAATATATTCTATCGTTGCTATTGTATTGATTCCGATTGCTGGGTATTTATCGGATCGCTGGGGACGTAAAATGGTAATGGTTCCAAGTTTGTTAATTGCAGCTATCGGTGGTGCAATAACGGGTTGGGTATCATGGAAAGTGGAAAATCCATATGTTTGGATTCTAATTGGAAGAGCGATTCAAGGGATAGGTGCTGCTGGAGCGATGCCAGTTGTAATCCCATGTGTTGGTGATTTATATAAAGATGAAAAACAAGTAAGTACGGGATTAGGGATTATTGAAACGTCAAATACATTTGGGAAAGTTCTAAGTCCAATATTAGGTTCTGCTCTCGCAGCAGTAGTATGGTTTTTACCATTTTGGGCCATTCCAGTTTTATGTGCTGTTGCTATCATCTTATTATTACTGTTAGTAAAAGCAAAGAAACAAGAAAATCAAGCACCACCTTTCAAAGAATTCATTCAATCAATCGGTTCAACTTTCCAAGAAAAGGGAAGATGGTTAGTCGCAATTTTTGCATTAGGTGCTATCATTATGCTCATATTATTTGGAATTCTTTTTTATTTGTCTACGATATTGGAAGAGAAATATAACATTCATGGAATTTGGAAAGGCTGTATACTTGCGATTCCGTTGCTTGTATTATCAATAAGTTCATACATGGCAGGAAAGAAAATTGGTGATGACCAAGATGTTATGAAAAAATGTATATATATCGGATTTATATTAGCAGCCGCGTCTGTTATACTTCCATTATTTTTAAAAGGCATTTACTTGTTAATTCTTTGTCTTGTTGTTATGGGAATGGGAATCGGGATTGCTTTACCGTGTTTAGATGCTCTTATTACACAAGGGATTGAAAAAGAACAAAGAGGAACTGTTACCTCTTTTTATAGTTCAATGCGTTTTACTGGTGTAGCAGCGGGACCACCTCTGTATGCTTACTTTATGAAGGGGACAGATCATGAAGTATTTTATTTAACCTGCATATTTGCAGTTGCTGGAGCAATTATTACAATAGTGTGGATTAAGCCTAAAAAGAATAATAAACCTTTAAATTCAGTTCCGGAACCTACATCTTAA